A stretch of Rhizobium sp. TH2 DNA encodes these proteins:
- a CDS encoding helix-turn-helix domain-containing protein, translated as MNKSTDNGFATAVRMTEGKWKLDILCELGRASRRFGRLKQSIPGVSEKMLAQQLRELETDGLVDRKVYSETPAKVVYSLTERGAALNAAAGSLCSWGEQFGLHGGARMDTPSNAENAYDEIR; from the coding sequence ATGAACAAATCGACCGACAACGGCTTCGCGACGGCCGTCAGGATGACTGAAGGCAAATGGAAACTGGATATCCTCTGCGAGCTTGGAAGGGCGTCGCGCCGATTCGGGCGATTGAAGCAGTCAATCCCCGGGGTCAGTGAAAAGATGCTGGCGCAGCAATTGCGTGAACTGGAGACCGATGGGCTTGTCGACCGGAAAGTCTATTCGGAGACGCCGGCCAAAGTGGTCTATTCGTTGACGGAACGCGGTGCGGCGCTCAATGCCGCGGCAGGCTCATTATGCAGCTGGGGCGAGCAATTCGGTCTTCACGGCGGAGCTCGGATGGACACCCCGAGCAATGCGGAAAATGCCTACGACGAGATACGGTAG
- a CDS encoding aldo/keto reductase, with protein MERRPLGNTGFEIAPLVLGGNVFGWTLNERESFKILDAFVDHGFNAIDTADSYSTWVPGNKGGESETIIGSWLKANPGKRDKTVVFTKVGSPMSPSMTKKDLSARWILEEVENSLKRLGVERIDLYFSHWPDPDTPYAETLGAYDKLIEAGKVKAIGCSNLNAAQLGEALKVAKDNGLPAYQVLQPEYNLYARSGFEGPLADLCIREGLGVVNYYGLASGFLTGKYRSEADFGKSQRGGGMAKYLNPRGLKILAALDQVAYRQNALLAEVALAWLMARPGVTAPIASATRSDQVASFSRAASLTLTEEDMTDLNAASA; from the coding sequence ATGGAAAGGCGTCCGCTCGGAAATACCGGCTTTGAGATCGCCCCGCTCGTATTGGGCGGAAACGTATTCGGATGGACGCTGAACGAACGGGAAAGCTTCAAGATTCTCGATGCCTTCGTCGACCATGGATTCAATGCGATCGATACTGCTGATTCCTATTCCACCTGGGTGCCCGGTAACAAGGGCGGCGAATCCGAGACGATCATCGGCAGCTGGCTGAAGGCCAATCCGGGTAAGCGCGACAAAACAGTGGTGTTCACCAAGGTCGGCTCACCGATGAGCCCTTCGATGACGAAAAAGGACCTGTCGGCCCGCTGGATCCTGGAAGAGGTCGAGAATTCGCTGAAACGGCTCGGGGTCGAACGGATCGATCTCTATTTCTCGCATTGGCCGGACCCGGACACGCCCTATGCCGAGACGCTCGGCGCCTATGACAAGCTGATCGAGGCCGGCAAGGTGAAAGCGATCGGCTGCTCGAACCTGAACGCGGCGCAACTCGGCGAGGCGCTCAAGGTCGCCAAGGACAATGGATTGCCGGCCTATCAGGTGCTGCAGCCGGAATACAATCTCTATGCCCGGTCGGGTTTCGAGGGGCCGCTGGCGGATCTCTGCATCCGCGAGGGGTTGGGCGTGGTCAATTACTACGGCCTGGCATCCGGCTTCCTGACCGGCAAATACCGCAGCGAGGCCGATTTCGGCAAAAGCCAGCGCGGCGGCGGCATGGCGAAATATCTCAACCCACGCGGCCTGAAAATCCTCGCCGCACTCGATCAGGTCGCCTACCGGCAAAATGCGCTGCTGGCGGAAGTGGCGCTTGCCTGGCTGATGGCCCGCCCCGGCGTCACCGCCCCGATCGCCAGCGCCACCCGCTCCGATCAGGTCGCAAGTTTTTCGCGCGCGGCCAGTCTCACGCTGACCGAAGAAGACATGACGGATCTCAACGCGGCGAGCGCCTGA
- a CDS encoding YqaA family protein, with the protein MLKSLYDWTMRLAERPSAEIWLFVIAFIESSIFLVPAEVLFLPMAIANPKKVWRYGIIASVGSILGGVAGWMIGYFAFATIAAPVLEFYGKLDEFEAMKNGIDINLILLFLITSGAAHLPPLKVVTILSGVLHVNLLLFFVAAVVARGGKFMLLSWLFAKYGVSIRDFIEKRLNWLAGLAAGLLIAAYLVYLYLK; encoded by the coding sequence ATGCTGAAAAGCCTTTACGACTGGACCATGCGGCTCGCCGAGCGTCCCTCCGCCGAAATCTGGCTTTTCGTCATTGCCTTCATCGAGAGTTCGATTTTCCTGGTACCGGCGGAAGTGCTGTTCCTGCCAATGGCGATCGCCAATCCCAAAAAGGTCTGGCGCTACGGCATCATTGCTTCCGTGGGCTCGATCCTCGGCGGCGTGGCGGGCTGGATGATCGGCTATTTCGCCTTCGCGACAATCGCAGCCCCAGTGCTCGAATTCTACGGCAAGCTCGATGAATTCGAGGCGATGAAGAATGGCATCGACATCAACCTAATCCTGCTGTTCCTGATCACATCGGGCGCCGCGCATCTGCCGCCGCTCAAGGTGGTAACGATCTTGTCAGGCGTGCTTCACGTGAATCTGCTGTTGTTCTTCGTCGCGGCCGTGGTCGCGCGCGGCGGCAAGTTCATGTTGCTCTCGTGGCTGTTTGCGAAATACGGCGTGTCGATCCGTGATTTCATCGAAAAACGCCTCAATTGGCTGGCAGGACTGGCGGCCGGCCTGCTGATCGCCGCATATCTTGTTTATCTGTACCTGAAATAG
- a CDS encoding disulfide bond formation protein B yields the protein MTTTSLAMPATSRAMLWPAVLLTSGMAVVILSALGFEHIGHYIPCALCLMQRWPYYVGIPIALLAVLSSAMNAPPAVTRTLLLLAGLAMLVGAGMGVYHAGVEWKFWEGPATCATSANAISNNAADLLNDLNTQHGPSCTDATLRVLGLSFAGWNVITSLILAGIAVFGATRKA from the coding sequence ATGACCACGACCTCGCTTGCCATGCCCGCAACATCCCGCGCCATGCTGTGGCCGGCGGTCCTGCTGACGTCAGGCATGGCCGTCGTCATCCTCTCGGCGCTCGGCTTCGAGCATATCGGCCACTATATCCCATGCGCGCTCTGCCTCATGCAGCGCTGGCCATATTACGTCGGCATCCCGATCGCCCTGCTGGCAGTGCTCTCCTCGGCGATGAACGCGCCGCCCGCCGTCACCCGCACGCTGCTGCTGCTGGCGGGACTTGCTATGCTGGTTGGCGCCGGCATGGGCGTCTATCACGCCGGCGTCGAGTGGAAATTCTGGGAAGGTCCGGCGACATGCGCGACCTCCGCCAACGCAATCTCCAACAACGCCGCCGACCTGCTCAACGATCTCAACACCCAACACGGCCCGTCCTGCACTGATGCGACGCTACGGGTGCTGGGACTGTCGTTTGCTGGGTGGAACGTGATTACGAGCCTCATCCTGGCGGGGATTGCCGTATTTGGGGCGACGCGGAAGGCCTAG
- a CDS encoding HNH endonuclease has protein sequence MTIAVSPQSLPALVLNADYRPLSYYPLSLWSWQDAIKAVFLDRVNIIAEYEQAVSSPSFSMKLPSVVCLKSYVQPSRFPAFTRFNVFLRDKFECQYCGDEDDLTFDHVTPRAKGGQTTWENVVTACAPCNLRKGSKLPKQAGMFPHQKPYRPTVQDLHNNGRHFPPNYLHESWVDYLYWDTELQP, from the coding sequence TTGACGATTGCAGTATCACCCCAGTCGCTTCCAGCCCTGGTCCTCAATGCGGATTACAGGCCGCTAAGCTATTACCCTTTGTCGCTGTGGTCCTGGCAGGATGCGATCAAGGCGGTGTTCCTCGACCGGGTCAATATCATCGCGGAATATGAGCAGGCGGTGTCCTCGCCGAGCTTCTCCATGAAGCTGCCGAGCGTGGTCTGCCTCAAGTCCTATGTCCAGCCGTCGCGCTTTCCGGCCTTCACGCGCTTCAACGTGTTCCTGCGCGACAAGTTCGAATGCCAGTATTGCGGCGACGAGGATGACCTGACCTTCGACCACGTCACCCCGCGCGCCAAGGGCGGCCAGACGACATGGGAAAATGTCGTCACTGCCTGCGCGCCCTGCAACCTGCGCAAGGGCTCGAAGCTGCCCAAGCAGGCCGGCATGTTCCCACACCAGAAGCCCTACCGGCCGACGGTGCAGGACCTGCACAATAACGGCCGCCACTTCCCGCCGAACTATCTGCATGAAAGCTGGGTGGACTATCTCTACTGGGATACCGAACTGCAGCCGTAG
- a CDS encoding DNA-3-methyladenine glycosylase, which produces MQPIRTEADIAAAALALAEIDPAFAPVIARAGAIPLRHRPPGYEGLAHIIVSQMVSRASADAIWGRLEVLTGMVTAENILAHSVEELRSVGLSGAKESTLRGLARACTDGLVLETAAYLPASEAIATLTAVKGIGPWSAEVFLLFCAGHPDIFPSGDVALQSAAGSAFGLSPRPGDKALRAMATRWQPCRSIAARVLWAYYAVQHKRDAIPVV; this is translated from the coding sequence ATGCAGCCGATCAGGACCGAGGCCGATATCGCGGCGGCCGCGTTAGCACTCGCCGAGATCGATCCGGCCTTCGCGCCGGTGATTGCGCGCGCAGGTGCCATTCCGCTCCGCCACCGCCCACCGGGCTATGAGGGATTGGCACATATCATCGTCTCGCAGATGGTTTCACGCGCCTCGGCCGATGCGATCTGGGGCCGGCTCGAAGTGTTGACGGGAATGGTGACGGCGGAGAACATCCTCGCCCATTCGGTCGAGGAACTGCGGTCAGTGGGTCTTTCCGGCGCCAAGGAAAGCACGTTGCGCGGATTGGCGCGGGCCTGTACCGATGGGCTGGTTCTGGAGACTGCCGCCTACCTGCCGGCTAGCGAAGCCATCGCCACACTGACGGCGGTGAAGGGCATCGGGCCATGGTCGGCGGAGGTCTTCCTGCTGTTCTGCGCCGGTCACCCGGACATCTTCCCTTCGGGCGATGTGGCGCTGCAAAGTGCTGCGGGCAGCGCCTTCGGCCTGTCCCCACGCCCGGGTGACAAGGCCTTGCGCGCCATGGCGACCCGCTGGCAGCCCTGCCGGTCGATTGCTGCGCGTGTGCTTTGGGCGTACTATGCTGTCCAGCACAAGCGTGACGCAATCCCGGTTGTATAA
- the gloB gene encoding hydroxyacylglutathione hydrolase encodes MANLEIELFRCRSDNFGVLLHDPESGKTASIDAPEEQPILDALTRRGWTLTDIFTTHHHQDHVEANLALKARFNAEITGPKNEADKIPGIGFAFGDGGQFSFAGHPVEVIETPGHTAGHICYYLPQDRLLFAADTLFALGCGRLFERGPRDMWQSLLNLRKLPDDTVVYFGHEYTMSNAKFALTIDPQNAALRDRVKEIEATLASGGHTAPTTIGVERATNPFLRADDAGIRKHLGMEGAEDWEVFAEIRARKDKF; translated from the coding sequence ATGGCAAATCTAGAGATAGAGCTTTTCCGTTGCCGCAGCGATAATTTCGGCGTGCTGCTGCACGATCCCGAGAGCGGCAAGACCGCGTCCATCGATGCACCCGAGGAACAGCCGATCCTCGATGCGCTCACCCGGCGCGGCTGGACACTGACCGATATCTTCACCACGCACCATCATCAGGACCATGTCGAGGCCAATCTGGCGCTCAAGGCGCGCTTCAATGCCGAGATCACCGGCCCCAAGAACGAGGCCGACAAGATTCCCGGCATTGGCTTTGCGTTCGGTGATGGCGGTCAGTTTTCCTTCGCGGGCCACCCCGTAGAGGTGATCGAGACGCCCGGCCATACGGCGGGGCATATCTGCTATTACCTGCCGCAGGACAGGTTGCTGTTTGCCGCCGATACGCTGTTCGCGCTTGGCTGCGGCCGGCTGTTCGAACGCGGCCCGCGCGACATGTGGCAGTCGCTTCTCAATCTGCGCAAGCTGCCGGATGATACGGTGGTCTATTTCGGCCACGAATATACGATGAGCAATGCGAAGTTCGCGCTGACGATCGATCCGCAGAATGCCGCATTGCGCGACCGTGTGAAGGAGATCGAGGCAACGCTCGCCTCAGGCGGTCACACCGCGCCGACGACGATTGGTGTCGAGCGCGCCACCAATCCTTTCCTGCGCGCCGACGATGCCGGCATCCGCAAGCATCTCGGCATGGAAGGCGCGGAGGATTGGGAGGTCTTTGCCGAAATCCGTGCCCGCAAGGACAAGTTCTGA
- a CDS encoding class I SAM-dependent methyltransferase encodes MSTDIVDLRQFYHSPLGQMAIASIGRAIGTVWPRLPDERLMGLGFTLPYLEMFQSGAERTFAFMPAGQGAVNWPPGALSATALVFDEELPLPDASIDRILLVHSLEFAENPREALKELWRVLAPGGRLVVVVPNRRGVWARLEHTPFGAGRPYSRGQLTSILREANFTPGAFAEALFFPPYRKHWMLRLCQWMEPFGRRVMPVFSGVIVVEAQKRLYQGLPVFARSSRRVFVPVLSPQGVPTSRDAAASLPLDNASSPVYGHPV; translated from the coding sequence ATGAGTACCGATATCGTTGACCTCAGACAGTTCTATCATTCTCCTCTCGGACAGATGGCGATCGCCTCGATCGGCCGCGCGATCGGTACGGTCTGGCCGCGGTTGCCGGACGAGCGGCTGATGGGCCTCGGCTTCACGCTGCCCTATCTTGAAATGTTCCAGAGCGGTGCGGAGCGGACCTTCGCCTTCATGCCCGCCGGCCAGGGCGCGGTGAACTGGCCGCCCGGCGCACTTTCGGCGACGGCCTTGGTGTTCGACGAGGAACTGCCGCTGCCGGATGCCTCGATCGACCGCATCCTGCTGGTCCATTCGCTGGAATTCGCGGAGAACCCGCGTGAGGCATTGAAGGAACTCTGGCGGGTGCTGGCACCAGGCGGGCGGCTGGTGGTCGTGGTGCCCAACCGGCGCGGCGTCTGGGCGCGACTGGAGCATACGCCTTTCGGGGCCGGACGGCCCTATTCGCGCGGACAGCTGACCTCGATCCTGCGTGAGGCCAATTTCACGCCTGGCGCTTTCGCCGAAGCGCTGTTCTTTCCGCCCTACCGCAAGCACTGGATGCTGAGGCTCTGCCAATGGATGGAGCCGTTCGGCCGCCGCGTGATGCCGGTCTTCTCCGGCGTCATCGTGGTCGAGGCGCAGAAGCGGCTCTATCAGGGCCTGCCGGTGTTCGCACGCTCCTCGCGCCGGGTCTTCGTGCCCGTGCTCTCACCGCAGGGTGTG